Proteins encoded by one window of Anguilla rostrata isolate EN2019 chromosome 9, ASM1855537v3, whole genome shotgun sequence:
- the LOC135262424 gene encoding olfactory receptor 2K2-like, with amino-acid sequence MENSSEVTFFVLAAYGDLGKMKYFYFSFVLLLNLTIIFANVTLISLIFVDRSLHEPMYVIIGNLFINELYGSTALFPMLLLHILSDSHEISRAFCVLQVFCLHTYGSIELCNFAVMAYDRYLSICHPLHYSSRMSSCKVSSLVVFIWVFSFFKFTITLSIQLRLPLCGNFIDKLCCGNYSLVKLSCIDTIVNNIYGLFTTFLSIALPLILILYSYAKILRICYKSPKEARTKALNTCVPQVISLLNFAVSCFYEIVQNRFDMKYIPQDVRNGFTVYFLTCPQLLNPIMYGLRMTKIRKALKSRIFPNSVA; translated from the coding sequence ATGGAGAACTCATCTGAGGTCACCTTCTTCGTTTTGGCAGCCTATGGGGATcttggaaaaatgaaatatttttatttcagctttgtGCTTCTTCTGAATCTCACAATTATTTTTGCAAACGTTACTCTTATTTCCTTGATATTTGTGGATAGGAGCCTACATGAACCCATGTATGTGATTATAGGCAATTTATTTATCAATGAATTGTATGGAAGCACTGCCTTGTTTCCTATgctattattacatattttatcagACAGTCATGAAATTTCCAgagctttttgtgttttgcaggtGTTTTGCTTGCACACATATGGATCTATAGAATTGTGTAATTTTGCTGTTATGGCTTATGACAGGTATTTGTCCATCTGTCATCCACTACATTACAGCAGCAGGATGAGTTCTTGCAAAGTATCCTCATTAGTTGTGTTCATTTgggtcttttcatttttcaaatttacaaTTACTCTGTCCATTCAATTAAGGTTACCGTTGTGTGGGAATTTCATAGACAAATTGTGTTGTGGCAACTATTCTTTGGTCAAACTTTCTTGCATAGACACAATTGTAAACAACATTTATGGTCTTTTCACCACATTCCTGAGTATAGCTCTCCCTTTGATCCTCATTTTATATTCCTATGCAAAAATTCTAAGAATCTGTTATAAATCACCCAAGGAAGCTCGGACCAAAGCTTTAAACACATGCGTTCCCCAAGTAATATCACTCCTGAACTTTGCAGTTTCCTGCTTTTATGAAATTGTCCAAAATCGATTTGACATGAAATATATTCCCCAAGACGTTCGTAATGGTTTTACGGTGTACTTTTTGACATGTCCTCAACTTCTCAACCCAATCATGTATGGACTCAGgatgacaaaaataagaaaagctttaaaaagcagGATCTTTCCTAACAGCGTTGCGTAA
- the LOC135262425 gene encoding olfactory receptor 4B13-like, with the protein MGNTTEVTFFILAAYGDHGQIKYLYFSCLLLLYITICLANIILISLIYVDRSLHEPMYVFLCSLFMNELHGSTTFFSVLLLHILADTHEIAIAYCNVQSFFLHAYGTTEMYNLAVMAYDRYLSICHPLHYSSRMNSCKMYSLIVFTWSFAFFKFVIPMSLRLQLPLCGNIIDKLYCANYALVRLSCQNISLNNILGVFSLVLSVAVPLIPILFSYVNIVRICYKSPKEAQVKALNTCTPQVISLLYFSVSGFFEMVETQFDLTYVPQLIRNVCMVYLFACPQILNPVMYGVRLTKIRNAFKKRFFPNSTE; encoded by the coding sequence ATGGGGAACACAACTGAAGTCACTTTCTTCATTTTGGCAGCTTATGGGGATCAtggacaaattaaatatttgtattttagctGTTTACTTCTTTTGTATATCACTATTTGTTTAGCAAACATTATTCTTATCTCTTTGATATATGTAGATAGGAGCCTACATGAGCCCATGTACGTGTTTCTGTGTagtttatttatgaatgaattgcATGGAAGCACTACcttcttttctgtgctgttattacatattttagcagacactcatGAAATTGCCATAGCTTACTGTAACGTGCAGAGTTTTTTCTTGCACGCATATGGGACAacagaaatgtataatttagcTGTTATGGCTTATGACAGGTATTTGTCCATCTgccatccattacattacagcagcaggatgaattcttgCAAAATGTACTCATTAATTGTGTTCACATGGTCTTTTGCATTCTTCAAATTTGTAATTCCTATGTCCTTACGATTACAGTTACCATTGTGTGGGAATATCATAGACAAACTGTATTGTGCCAACTATGCTTTGGTCAGACTTTCTTGCCAAAACATATCTCTAAATAACATTTTAGGagttttcagtttagttttgaGTGTTGCTGTCCCTTTGAtccccattttattttcctatgTAAACATTGTAAGAATCTGTTATAAATCACCAAAAGAGGCTCAGGTCAAAGCTTTAAACACTTGCACTCCCCAAGTAATATCACTCCTGTACTTCTCGGTTTCTGGTTTCTTTGAAATGGTGGAAACCCAGTTTGACTTGACATATGTTCCCCAACTTATTCGTAACGTTTGTATGGTGTACTTATTTGCTTGTCCTCAAATTCTTAATCCAGTCATGTATGGAGTCAGGCTGACAAAAATAaggaatgcttttaaaaaaaggttctttCCTAACAGCACTGAgtaa